From a region of the Ketobacter sp. MCCC 1A13808 genome:
- the asnB gene encoding asparagine synthase (glutamine-hydrolyzing) — MCGIAGVFHRDPQKPIDSQVLVNMAAIQYHRGPDNFGYSNPPGLGVGMSHARLSIIDLNEERGRQPLVSKDQNYYLVHNGEFYDFQKIRSGLVSKGARFATKSDSEIILHLYPRYGLEKTLDYLRGEFAFALYAKNDDHMYLVRDRFGVKPLYWTETEDGIVYGSELKVLFAHPSVKRKLSAAGTYHQLIQVTVPGSTAFDGIHQVLPGHFIKIKRKNGQLTVTNKKYWDIDFPVAGEYVNHKDESHYVEGVREQLLEAVQHRLQADVPVGCYLSGGIDSCSILGLSAAARQDPVKAFTIGFDSEAYDETPIAREMAEMTEADQLVLTLSADDLYKNFSRTIWHTERTIYNTLAVAKLLMSETVQKNNYKVVLTGEGSDELFAGYPAFRKDMFLYGLDSLPASLRNEWQSSLEESNSLFRGAMLPREDFNSVAMSEVVGFTPTCLQNWLHCDSFAMKLLNPQWRDDLKNYDAGAAIAQTFDRDQLDGRHPLDKAQYVWIKTMLEGQILTWGGDRVDMANSMEARPAFLDHHLAKFATTVPPQLRIKGATEKYVLREAMKGLLPETLYKRQKFAFMAPPAHTDTKKWKMLMNLTDEFASKEKVEAAGLLDYDGIRALIDGHEDPSMDRDTKVQLDAVLNHVLGVQLLHHHFVEQDLPKLAQQRADELGWKAAS; from the coding sequence ATGTGTGGTATTGCTGGTGTGTTTCACCGCGACCCCCAAAAACCCATCGACTCCCAGGTATTGGTCAATATGGCGGCGATCCAGTATCACCGTGGACCAGATAATTTCGGCTATTCGAACCCGCCGGGATTAGGGGTGGGGATGAGTCACGCGCGCCTTTCAATTATAGATCTGAATGAGGAGCGAGGGCGTCAGCCTCTGGTATCAAAGGATCAGAACTATTATCTGGTTCACAACGGCGAGTTTTACGACTTTCAGAAAATTCGTTCAGGCTTAGTGTCTAAAGGGGCGCGTTTCGCCACCAAGAGCGATTCGGAAATAATTTTGCATTTGTATCCCCGCTACGGGCTGGAAAAAACCCTGGATTATTTGCGCGGTGAATTTGCATTTGCGTTGTACGCCAAAAATGATGACCACATGTATCTGGTGCGTGATCGTTTTGGTGTTAAGCCTTTGTACTGGACCGAGACCGAAGACGGGATTGTGTACGGTTCCGAGCTGAAAGTGCTGTTTGCGCATCCGTCGGTAAAACGCAAGCTGTCTGCGGCAGGGACTTATCATCAGCTGATCCAGGTAACCGTTCCCGGCAGCACGGCATTCGATGGAATCCATCAGGTATTGCCCGGGCATTTTATTAAGATCAAGCGTAAAAACGGTCAATTAACCGTGACCAACAAGAAATATTGGGATATTGATTTCCCGGTAGCGGGAGAATACGTCAACCATAAAGACGAAAGTCATTACGTTGAAGGCGTACGCGAACAGTTGCTGGAAGCGGTGCAGCATCGTTTGCAAGCGGACGTGCCGGTGGGTTGTTACCTTTCCGGTGGCATCGACTCCTGTTCTATTCTTGGGTTGTCTGCGGCAGCGCGGCAAGACCCGGTAAAAGCGTTTACCATCGGTTTTGATAGTGAAGCCTACGATGAAACGCCGATAGCCCGCGAAATGGCAGAGATGACCGAAGCGGACCAATTGGTGTTGACCCTGTCTGCGGACGATCTCTATAAAAACTTTTCCCGCACCATCTGGCATACCGAGCGCACGATCTATAACACGCTGGCTGTAGCCAAATTGTTGATGAGCGAAACGGTCCAGAAGAACAATTACAAAGTGGTGTTGACCGGAGAGGGCTCGGACGAGTTGTTCGCAGGTTATCCTGCCTTCCGTAAAGACATGTTCTTGTACGGTCTGGATTCCCTTCCGGCCAGTTTGCGTAATGAGTGGCAGTCCAGCCTGGAAGAAAGTAATAGTCTGTTCCGTGGTGCTATGTTGCCCAGGGAAGATTTCAACTCCGTAGCCATGAGCGAAGTGGTTGGGTTCACGCCGACCTGTCTGCAAAACTGGTTGCACTGTGATAGCTTTGCCATGAAATTATTAAACCCGCAATGGCGCGACGATTTGAAAAATTACGATGCCGGAGCGGCGATCGCTCAAACCTTCGATCGTGATCAGCTGGACGGACGCCATCCGCTGGATAAAGCGCAATATGTGTGGATCAAAACCATGCTGGAAGGGCAGATCCTGACCTGGGGCGGCGATCGGGTGGATATGGCGAACTCGATGGAAGCGCGTCCTGCGTTTTTGGATCACCACCTGGCGAAATTTGCGACTACAGTGCCGCCGCAGTTACGCATCAAGGGTGCGACGGAAAAGTACGTTTTACGTGAAGCCATGAAAGGGCTGTTACCGGAAACGTTGTATAAACGTCAGAAGTTTGCATTTATGGCGCCACCGGCTCACACCGATACCAAAAAATGGAAAATGCTGATGAACTTGACCGATGAATTCGCCAGCAAAGAAAAAGTGGAAGCGGCCGGATTGCTGGATTACGACGGTATTCGTGCTTTGATTGACGGGCACGAAGACCCGAGCATGGATCGGGATACAAAAGTACAACTGGATGCCGTGTTGAACCATGTGCTGGGCGTGCAATTATTGCATCACCACTTTGTTGAGCAAGATCTGCCTAAGCTGGCCCAGCAACGGGCAGATGAACTGGGTTGGAAGGCAGCGAGCTAG
- a CDS encoding aspartate carbamoyltransferase, which yields MVDAFDEKGVNFERAVPDVYGDAHPKGLLKTIQEDGEPLKQLSSQHIISSDQFDQDVLLQLFRLAAKFEANPRRFRTPLQGKILISAFYEPSTRTRLSFESAWHRLGGDIMSITDRSTTGIAKGESLSDVGEMFNNYGDCVVLRDNYESSVHEMMRSLRIPIINAGNGLDEHPTQALADLYTILKWKPELVATGDDKADPIRIGVVGVPNQMRTVRSLLKMFAIFPETMEEVVVICEDDPGAIFDTGQLEQLTQAGLNVRVTSDLDEELPKLDVVYINAIAWKGDGFESYGARYVLDSKSPLKKDAIVLHPLARGEELGVDLDGTPHNWYFSQARGAVFLRMALLTCMCERIERVMDVWM from the coding sequence ATGGTAGACGCATTTGATGAAAAGGGTGTGAACTTTGAACGTGCGGTGCCGGATGTCTATGGCGATGCACATCCAAAGGGTTTGTTGAAAACAATTCAGGAGGATGGCGAACCGTTAAAACAGCTGTCTTCTCAACATATTATTTCTTCAGATCAATTCGATCAGGATGTCCTGTTGCAGTTGTTCAGGCTGGCAGCCAAGTTCGAAGCGAATCCCCGTCGTTTCCGTACCCCTTTGCAGGGCAAAATTCTGATCAGCGCATTCTATGAGCCCAGTACCCGTACCCGGCTTTCGTTTGAAAGTGCATGGCACCGCCTGGGGGGTGATATCATGTCGATAACGGATCGCTCTACTACCGGTATAGCGAAAGGGGAGTCCCTTTCGGATGTGGGCGAAATGTTTAATAACTACGGCGACTGTGTGGTGCTGCGGGATAATTACGAATCCTCCGTACACGAAATGATGCGCAGTCTGCGTATACCTATTATTAATGCGGGCAACGGATTAGATGAGCATCCCACTCAGGCATTGGCAGATCTTTATACGATTCTGAAATGGAAGCCGGAGCTGGTAGCCACAGGGGATGACAAGGCCGATCCGATCCGGATCGGCGTGGTAGGCGTTCCCAACCAGATGCGAACGGTGCGTAGTCTGTTAAAAATGTTTGCTATCTTTCCGGAAACCATGGAAGAGGTGGTCGTCATCTGTGAAGATGACCCCGGGGCGATCTTTGATACCGGTCAATTGGAACAGTTGACTCAGGCGGGCCTCAACGTACGTGTAACGTCGGATCTGGACGAAGAATTACCGAAATTGGACGTGGTGTACATCAACGCCATCGCATGGAAAGGGGATGGATTTGAGTCCTATGGCGCGCGCTATGTTCTGGATAGCAAATCCCCGCTGAAGAAAGATGCTATCGTGTTGCATCCGTTGGCGCGTGGCGAGGAGTTGGGGGTGGATCTGGATGGTACTCCCCACAATTGGTATTTTTCCCAGGCCAGGGGTGCGGTCTTTTTACGTATGGCGCTGCTCACCTGTATGTGTGAGCGTATAGAAAGGGTAATGGACGTCTGGATGTAA